One genomic segment of Sebastes fasciatus isolate fSebFas1 chromosome 17, fSebFas1.pri, whole genome shotgun sequence includes these proteins:
- the fam133b gene encoding protein FAM133 isoform X2: MGKRDNRVAYINPIAAARARGPANNAGPTIQDYLSRPRPTWEELKEQLEKKKKGSRALAVFEDKMNVKWRKELAKNREKLMGAMSSDKDKEKDKKTTDKKTTDKKTTDKEKEEKKEKKEKKKKEKKKSNRHSSSSSSSSSSDSPSSSSSESEDVDEKKSVKKKRKRKKSSTKRASDSSEEESDAESKKKKRIKEEGDKDKDDKSRKRKRKAERSYKDSSSESSVESEGEEVAEAKKKKRSSEEKEKITDKSKKKRKKKHKKHGRKKKKKAASQSDSELD, from the exons ATGGGCAAGAGAGACAATCGAGTG GCTTACATTAACCCCATTGCTGCTGCAAGAGCCAGGGGACCGGCAAATAACGCCGGACCAACTATACAAGATTATTTAAGCAGACCTCGACCAACATG GGAAGAGTTAAAGGAGCagctggagaagaagaagaagggctCTCGAGCCCTGGCTGTCTTTGAGGACAAAATGAACGTG aaatggaggaaagaaTTGGCAAAGAACCGAGAGAAGTTGATGGGTGCCATGTCAAGTGACAAAGACAAggagaaagacaaaaagacaacagacaaaaagacaacagacaaaaagacaacagacaaggaaaaagaggagaagaaagagaaaaaagag aaaaagaagaaagagaagaagaaatctAACAGG cattcttcatcttcctcctcctcatcgaGTTCTGATTcccccagcagctcctcctcagaATCTGAAGACGTG GATGAAAAGAAGAGTGTGAAGAAAAAGCGGAAGAGAAAGAAGTCATCCACCAAGAGAGCATCAGACAGCTCAGAGGAAGAGTCTGATGCGGAAAGcaag aaaaagaaaagaatcaagGAAGAAGGGGACAAAGATAAG GATGACAAGAGCCgtaaaagaaaaaggaaggCCGAGCGAAGTTATAAAGACTCATCCTCAGAGTCCTCTGTAGAATCTGAGGGGGAAGAGGTA GCTGAAgccaagaagaaaaagagaagtaGCGAGGAAAAGGAGAAAATCACA GACAAAtccaagaagaagaggaaaaagaagcaCAAGAAACAcggcagaaaaaagaaaaagaaggcagCATCTCAGTCAGACTCGGAGCTCGACTAA
- the fam133b gene encoding protein FAM133 isoform X3 has translation MGKRDNRVAYINPIAAARARGPANNAGPTIQDYLSRPRPTWEELKEQLEKKKKGSRALAVFEDKMNVKWRKELAKNREKLMGAMSSDKDKEKDKKTTDKKTTDKKTTDKEKEEKKEKKEKKKKEKKKSNRHSSSSSSSSSSDSPSSSSSESEDVDEKKSVKKKRKRKKSSTKRASDSSEEESDAESKKKKKRIKEEGDKDKDDKSRKRKRKAERSYKDSSSESSVESEGEEAEAKKKKRSSEEKEKITDKSKKKRKKKHKKHGRKKKKKAASQSDSELD, from the exons ATGGGCAAGAGAGACAATCGAGTG GCTTACATTAACCCCATTGCTGCTGCAAGAGCCAGGGGACCGGCAAATAACGCCGGACCAACTATACAAGATTATTTAAGCAGACCTCGACCAACATG GGAAGAGTTAAAGGAGCagctggagaagaagaagaagggctCTCGAGCCCTGGCTGTCTTTGAGGACAAAATGAACGTG aaatggaggaaagaaTTGGCAAAGAACCGAGAGAAGTTGATGGGTGCCATGTCAAGTGACAAAGACAAggagaaagacaaaaagacaacagacaaaaagacaacagacaaaaagacaacagacaaggaaaaagaggagaagaaagagaaaaaagag aaaaagaagaaagagaagaagaaatctAACAGG cattcttcatcttcctcctcctcatcgaGTTCTGATTcccccagcagctcctcctcagaATCTGAAGACGTG GATGAAAAGAAGAGTGTGAAGAAAAAGCGGAAGAGAAAGAAGTCATCCACCAAGAGAGCATCAGACAGCTCAGAGGAAGAGTCTGATGCGGAAAGcaag aagaaaaagaaaagaatcaagGAAGAAGGGGACAAAGATAAG GATGACAAGAGCCgtaaaagaaaaaggaaggCCGAGCGAAGTTATAAAGACTCATCCTCAGAGTCCTCTGTAGAATCTGAGGGGGAAGAG GCTGAAgccaagaagaaaaagagaagtaGCGAGGAAAAGGAGAAAATCACA GACAAAtccaagaagaagaggaaaaagaagcaCAAGAAACAcggcagaaaaaagaaaaagaaggcagCATCTCAGTCAGACTCGGAGCTCGACTAA
- the LOC141754033 gene encoding progranulin-like has translation MLRITLWLLVGVFVWGFASCSVKCPDGNVCSDRATCCRTSHGYSCCPYPNAVCCSDLAHCCPSGYRCNQVTQMCEKEPWMKIPMVTKEAAEEPSTPVLPAFPIQELENNHVPEQKKSSVVYCDVYTTCPDGTTCCRHPTGLWFCCLINHGRCCLDGYHCCPYGYNCDVTYQYCVRQGLRYPFSPKQSLSSVPASLISTPEDQSTLLEKPMTALTEASGGNAEVGVIRCDPTFFCKPGTTCCKGPNGHWTCCPYPLGQCCADGRHCCEYGYTCDSTSLSCNKGYSQIPSGAQEDVKTV, from the exons ATGTTGAGGATAACTCTGTGGCTGTTAGTGGGAGTGTTTGTGTGGGGGTTTGCGTCCTGCTCCGTCAAATGTCCAGACGGGAATGTCTGTTCCGATCGCGCCACCTGCTGTAGGACTAGTCATGGGTACAGCTGCTGTCCGTATCCAAAT GCTGTGTGTTGCTCTGACTTGGCCCACTGCTGCCCCTCAGGGTATCGCTGTAACCAGGTCACCCAGATGTGTGAGAAGGAGCCGTGGATGAAGATACCCATGGTGACGAAGGAGGCTGCAGAGGAACCAAGCACTCCTGTTCTACCTGCATTTCCCATCCAGGAGCTCGAGAACAACCATGTGCCAGAACAAAAAAAGAGCTCAGTCGTCTACTGTGACGTCTATACCACTTGTCCCGATGGCACTACCTGCTGCAGACACCCAACCGGTCTCTGGTTCTGTTGCTTGATCAATCAT GGCCGGTGTTGTCTGGATGGCTACCACTGTTGTCCTTATGGCTACAACTGTGACGTCACTTATCAATACTGTGTGAGGCAAGGCCTGAGATACCCCTTCTCCCCCAAACAAAGTTTGTCTTCAGTCCCTGCCTCTCTCATCTCAACTCCAGAAGACCAAAGCACCTTGCTAGAG AAACCAATGACAGCTCTGACAGAAGCCAGTGGCGGCAACGCTGAGGTCGGAGTCATTCGCTGTGATCCCACCTTTTTCTGCAAACCAGGAACTACCTGCTGCAAAGGCCCCAACGGCCATTGGACCTGCTGCCCCTACCCACTG GGCCAGTGCTGTGCAGATGGTCGTCACTGCTGTGAGTATGGATATACATGCGACTCCACCTCCCTGTCATGCAATAAAGGATACTCTCAGATCCCCTCAGGAGCACAGGAAGACGTCAAAACAGTCTGA
- the fam133b gene encoding protein FAM133 isoform X5 codes for MGKRDNRVAYINPIAAARARGPANNAGPTIQDYLSRPRPTWEELKEQLEKKKKGSRALAVFEDKMNVKWRKELAKNREKLMGAMSSDKDKEKDKKTTDKKTTDKKTTDKEKEEKKEKKEKKKKEKKKSNRHSSSSSSSSSSDSPSSSSSESEDVDEKKSVKKKRKRKKSSTKRASDSSEEESDAESKKKKKRIKEEGDKDKDDKSRKRKRKAERSYKDSSSESSVESEGEEVDKSKKKRKKKHKKHGRKKKKKAASQSDSELD; via the exons ATGGGCAAGAGAGACAATCGAGTG GCTTACATTAACCCCATTGCTGCTGCAAGAGCCAGGGGACCGGCAAATAACGCCGGACCAACTATACAAGATTATTTAAGCAGACCTCGACCAACATG GGAAGAGTTAAAGGAGCagctggagaagaagaagaagggctCTCGAGCCCTGGCTGTCTTTGAGGACAAAATGAACGTG aaatggaggaaagaaTTGGCAAAGAACCGAGAGAAGTTGATGGGTGCCATGTCAAGTGACAAAGACAAggagaaagacaaaaagacaacagacaaaaagacaacagacaaaaagacaacagacaaggaaaaagaggagaagaaagagaaaaaagag aaaaagaagaaagagaagaagaaatctAACAGG cattcttcatcttcctcctcctcatcgaGTTCTGATTcccccagcagctcctcctcagaATCTGAAGACGTG GATGAAAAGAAGAGTGTGAAGAAAAAGCGGAAGAGAAAGAAGTCATCCACCAAGAGAGCATCAGACAGCTCAGAGGAAGAGTCTGATGCGGAAAGcaag aagaaaaagaaaagaatcaagGAAGAAGGGGACAAAGATAAG GATGACAAGAGCCgtaaaagaaaaaggaaggCCGAGCGAAGTTATAAAGACTCATCCTCAGAGTCCTCTGTAGAATCTGAGGGGGAAGAGGTA GACAAAtccaagaagaagaggaaaaagaagcaCAAGAAACAcggcagaaaaaagaaaaagaaggcagCATCTCAGTCAGACTCGGAGCTCGACTAA
- the fam133b gene encoding protein FAM133 isoform X6 — MGKRDNRVAYINPIAAARARGPANNAGPTIQDYLSRPRPTWEELKEQLEKKKKGSRALAVFEDKMNVKWRKELAKNREKLMGAMSSDKDKEKDKKTTDKKTTDKKTTDKEKEEKKEKKEKKKKEKKKSNRHSSSSSSSSSSDSPSSSSSESEDVDEKKSVKKKRKRKKSSTKRASDSSEEESDAESKKKKKRIKEEGDKDKDDKSRKRKRKAERSYKDSSSESSVESEGEEDKSKKKRKKKHKKHGRKKKKKAASQSDSELD; from the exons ATGGGCAAGAGAGACAATCGAGTG GCTTACATTAACCCCATTGCTGCTGCAAGAGCCAGGGGACCGGCAAATAACGCCGGACCAACTATACAAGATTATTTAAGCAGACCTCGACCAACATG GGAAGAGTTAAAGGAGCagctggagaagaagaagaagggctCTCGAGCCCTGGCTGTCTTTGAGGACAAAATGAACGTG aaatggaggaaagaaTTGGCAAAGAACCGAGAGAAGTTGATGGGTGCCATGTCAAGTGACAAAGACAAggagaaagacaaaaagacaacagacaaaaagacaacagacaaaaagacaacagacaaggaaaaagaggagaagaaagagaaaaaagag aaaaagaagaaagagaagaagaaatctAACAGG cattcttcatcttcctcctcctcatcgaGTTCTGATTcccccagcagctcctcctcagaATCTGAAGACGTG GATGAAAAGAAGAGTGTGAAGAAAAAGCGGAAGAGAAAGAAGTCATCCACCAAGAGAGCATCAGACAGCTCAGAGGAAGAGTCTGATGCGGAAAGcaag aagaaaaagaaaagaatcaagGAAGAAGGGGACAAAGATAAG GATGACAAGAGCCgtaaaagaaaaaggaaggCCGAGCGAAGTTATAAAGACTCATCCTCAGAGTCCTCTGTAGAATCTGAGGGGGAAGAG GACAAAtccaagaagaagaggaaaaagaagcaCAAGAAACAcggcagaaaaaagaaaaagaaggcagCATCTCAGTCAGACTCGGAGCTCGACTAA
- the fam133b gene encoding protein FAM133 isoform X7: MGKRDNRVAYINPIAAARARGPANNAGPTIQDYLSRPRPTWEELKEQLEKKKKGSRALAVFEDKMNVKWRKELAKNREKLMGAMSSDKDKEKDKKTTDKKTTDKKTTDKEKEEKKEKKEKKKKEKKKSNRHSSSSSSSSSSDSPSSSSSESEDVDEKKSVKKKRKRKKSSTKRASDSSEEESDAESKKKKRIKEEGDKDKDDKSRKRKRKAERSYKDSSSESSVESEGEEDKSKKKRKKKHKKHGRKKKKKAASQSDSELD, translated from the exons ATGGGCAAGAGAGACAATCGAGTG GCTTACATTAACCCCATTGCTGCTGCAAGAGCCAGGGGACCGGCAAATAACGCCGGACCAACTATACAAGATTATTTAAGCAGACCTCGACCAACATG GGAAGAGTTAAAGGAGCagctggagaagaagaagaagggctCTCGAGCCCTGGCTGTCTTTGAGGACAAAATGAACGTG aaatggaggaaagaaTTGGCAAAGAACCGAGAGAAGTTGATGGGTGCCATGTCAAGTGACAAAGACAAggagaaagacaaaaagacaacagacaaaaagacaacagacaaaaagacaacagacaaggaaaaagaggagaagaaagagaaaaaagag aaaaagaagaaagagaagaagaaatctAACAGG cattcttcatcttcctcctcctcatcgaGTTCTGATTcccccagcagctcctcctcagaATCTGAAGACGTG GATGAAAAGAAGAGTGTGAAGAAAAAGCGGAAGAGAAAGAAGTCATCCACCAAGAGAGCATCAGACAGCTCAGAGGAAGAGTCTGATGCGGAAAGcaag aaaaagaaaagaatcaagGAAGAAGGGGACAAAGATAAG GATGACAAGAGCCgtaaaagaaaaaggaaggCCGAGCGAAGTTATAAAGACTCATCCTCAGAGTCCTCTGTAGAATCTGAGGGGGAAGAG GACAAAtccaagaagaagaggaaaaagaagcaCAAGAAACAcggcagaaaaaagaaaaagaaggcagCATCTCAGTCAGACTCGGAGCTCGACTAA
- the fam133b gene encoding protein FAM133 isoform X4, translating to MGKRDNRVAYINPIAAARARGPANNAGPTIQDYLSRPRPTWEELKEQLEKKKKGSRALAVFEDKMNVKWRKELAKNREKLMGAMSSDKDKEKDKKTTDKKTTDKKTTDKEKEEKKEKKEKKKKEKKKSNRHSSSSSSSSSSDSPSSSSSESEDVDEKKSVKKKRKRKKSSTKRASDSSEEESDAESKKKKRIKEEGDKDKDDKSRKRKRKAERSYKDSSSESSVESEGEEAEAKKKKRSSEEKEKITDKSKKKRKKKHKKHGRKKKKKAASQSDSELD from the exons ATGGGCAAGAGAGACAATCGAGTG GCTTACATTAACCCCATTGCTGCTGCAAGAGCCAGGGGACCGGCAAATAACGCCGGACCAACTATACAAGATTATTTAAGCAGACCTCGACCAACATG GGAAGAGTTAAAGGAGCagctggagaagaagaagaagggctCTCGAGCCCTGGCTGTCTTTGAGGACAAAATGAACGTG aaatggaggaaagaaTTGGCAAAGAACCGAGAGAAGTTGATGGGTGCCATGTCAAGTGACAAAGACAAggagaaagacaaaaagacaacagacaaaaagacaacagacaaaaagacaacagacaaggaaaaagaggagaagaaagagaaaaaagag aaaaagaagaaagagaagaagaaatctAACAGG cattcttcatcttcctcctcctcatcgaGTTCTGATTcccccagcagctcctcctcagaATCTGAAGACGTG GATGAAAAGAAGAGTGTGAAGAAAAAGCGGAAGAGAAAGAAGTCATCCACCAAGAGAGCATCAGACAGCTCAGAGGAAGAGTCTGATGCGGAAAGcaag aaaaagaaaagaatcaagGAAGAAGGGGACAAAGATAAG GATGACAAGAGCCgtaaaagaaaaaggaaggCCGAGCGAAGTTATAAAGACTCATCCTCAGAGTCCTCTGTAGAATCTGAGGGGGAAGAG GCTGAAgccaagaagaaaaagagaagtaGCGAGGAAAAGGAGAAAATCACA GACAAAtccaagaagaagaggaaaaagaagcaCAAGAAACAcggcagaaaaaagaaaaagaaggcagCATCTCAGTCAGACTCGGAGCTCGACTAA
- the fam133b gene encoding protein FAM133 isoform X1 — protein MGKRDNRVAYINPIAAARARGPANNAGPTIQDYLSRPRPTWEELKEQLEKKKKGSRALAVFEDKMNVKWRKELAKNREKLMGAMSSDKDKEKDKKTTDKKTTDKKTTDKEKEEKKEKKEKKKKEKKKSNRHSSSSSSSSSSDSPSSSSSESEDVDEKKSVKKKRKRKKSSTKRASDSSEEESDAESKKKKKRIKEEGDKDKDDKSRKRKRKAERSYKDSSSESSVESEGEEVAEAKKKKRSSEEKEKITDKSKKKRKKKHKKHGRKKKKKAASQSDSELD, from the exons ATGGGCAAGAGAGACAATCGAGTG GCTTACATTAACCCCATTGCTGCTGCAAGAGCCAGGGGACCGGCAAATAACGCCGGACCAACTATACAAGATTATTTAAGCAGACCTCGACCAACATG GGAAGAGTTAAAGGAGCagctggagaagaagaagaagggctCTCGAGCCCTGGCTGTCTTTGAGGACAAAATGAACGTG aaatggaggaaagaaTTGGCAAAGAACCGAGAGAAGTTGATGGGTGCCATGTCAAGTGACAAAGACAAggagaaagacaaaaagacaacagacaaaaagacaacagacaaaaagacaacagacaaggaaaaagaggagaagaaagagaaaaaagag aaaaagaagaaagagaagaagaaatctAACAGG cattcttcatcttcctcctcctcatcgaGTTCTGATTcccccagcagctcctcctcagaATCTGAAGACGTG GATGAAAAGAAGAGTGTGAAGAAAAAGCGGAAGAGAAAGAAGTCATCCACCAAGAGAGCATCAGACAGCTCAGAGGAAGAGTCTGATGCGGAAAGcaag aagaaaaagaaaagaatcaagGAAGAAGGGGACAAAGATAAG GATGACAAGAGCCgtaaaagaaaaaggaaggCCGAGCGAAGTTATAAAGACTCATCCTCAGAGTCCTCTGTAGAATCTGAGGGGGAAGAGGTA GCTGAAgccaagaagaaaaagagaagtaGCGAGGAAAAGGAGAAAATCACA GACAAAtccaagaagaagaggaaaaagaagcaCAAGAAACAcggcagaaaaaagaaaaagaaggcagCATCTCAGTCAGACTCGGAGCTCGACTAA